gttcattttctatcttttctttttttatttctgctttgttcctttttttttttggagtatgttcctctgtctcctcattttgtcAAACTCTCTGCTTGTTTCAATGCATTAGGAACATCAGCTATATTTCCAAGTCTTAAGGGGTGGTTTTATATAGATGTCTTGTGAGGCTCTCAGGTTATACTCACCTAGGCATCAGAGCCAGGTACTCAAGGGTTGCCTCTTACATGGGCTACATGGATCCTCCTGCTGTGACAAAGTGATGGCTGTCCTTGTGGTGCAGTAATGGGTGGACTGGTCAGGGGTCATTGATTGTCAGGGATATTGCTTGTCTAGCTCTGAGGTCTGGCCAAAATGTATGACTATTGTTCATCTTGCTGTGAGGTCCACCAAAGTGCAGGGGTTGGGCAGCACTCAATGGAGTATGCCCACTGGCACCAACAGGTTAGAGGAAGAATTTCATATAGCACCTGCTAACTCCAGCATTAGCCAGGTAGCCTAAGATTTTAAAACTAGCTCCTAGCAGTGTCTCAGTCCCCAAGGAGTGTGTAATTAAAATACAGGCAAAACCTGAAACAAAAACCTCACTAAAGAATATGTATGGATggaaaataagtatatgaaaagatgttcaacatcatataTCATCATTAGGaaattgaaattgaaacagtGAGCTATTACCCTATAACTATTACAataacaaaatccaaaacactgacaatatCAAATGCTGACAGGAATGCAGAGCAAGAGGAACACTCATTTATCAGTGATGGGTATGTACAAGCAGACAAAAATTCATCAGTGATGTAGTAGACCTCAAAAACACTAAGAATCAATTTGACATAATTGACATTTATGACAACAATACATCAGAATACTCATTCTTTTGAAGTACACATTTATGACAACAATACATCAGAATACTCATTCTTTTGAACAGTTACTAGGTTAGACCATATTCTggaccataaaacaagtctcagtaaaaTTTAAGGGATTCAGGTCATACAGAGGTATGTacatcaatgttcatagcaaatTTGTTTATAAGAGcagaaaactagaaacaactcaaatgtctctCAGCAGGTGGCATCAGTTAACACATTGTGGCATAcacctacaatggaatactatccagcAATCGGAAGGATGAACTACTGATACACAtgataaataccaaaataaatacactagttgaaataagtcagacaaaaaaagtACGTATTTTATGATTCAATTAtcataaaactctagaaaatgcaaactaatgtGTAGTAATAGAAAGCAGATTAGCAGtcctctggggagggaggaagtgaggaggaaagggaaacagGGACTATCAAGGAACAGAGGAGAACTTTTAGAGGGTGCTGGATATGTTCACTTTCTTAACTGTGATAATATTTTCATGGTTGAATACATACATCAAATTTAATCAAATTGTatacctttattctttttttaacttaagtatagttgatgtacaatattatatgttacaggtgtacaatatggtgattgataattttaaagtttatattccatttataataaagtatTGGATTTATTCCCTATATTGTATAATATactcttgtagcttattttatacaaaaCAATTTGTAATTCTTATTTCCCTATTCCTATTttgcccttcttccttccttctgcccacTGTAAACATTAGTTTATTATCTGTACttgtgaatctatttcttttttttaagaaatagtcaCTAGTTTTCTATAcatttagattccatatataagtgatgtcatacagtatttgtctttctctttctgagttatttcacttagcatagcaCACTTCAGGTTTACCCATGTTGTTGgaagtggcaaaatttcattcttttttaggactgaatagtattccattacacacacacacacacacacacacacacacaatcttctttatacattcatctcgatggaaatttaggttgtttccacatcttggcaactgtaaataatgttgctataaacattgTTGCACAAGTACATTTTTGACTTAGTGTTTCTGATTATTTTTGGATATATAACCAGGAGTGGAATTTGTGGGTCATATGATagtctgtttttagtttttagtttttgggGACATTTACATATTGTTTTTTCACAGTggtgcacaaatttacattcctatcaacagaatatgagggtttctttttttctgcatccttgccaacatttgtcatttgtatTCTTTCCGATGATAGCCActctggcaggtgtgaggtgatatctcagtatggttttgacttgaatttccctgataattaacaatgtttagcatttattcatgtgactggtggccatctgcatgtctttttgggaaaatatctatttaggtcttctgcccatttggttgttgttgtttttaattttatggccacacctgtggcatatagaagctcctgggacagggattaaatccaagccacagttgtggcctacaccacagttgtggtaacaccagattaTTTAATCCAATACaccaagtcagggatcaaacccacacctctgtagagacctgagccactgcaattggattcttactGTTCTATTCCTAATGGAATTTCTATGGTCTCTTTAATAATGGtatgccataatgggaactcctgtcttttgcccatttttaaattggattgtttgttttcttgatggtgagttgtatgagctgtttacaCATTTTAGATATAaaccactttaaatatatgcagttcGTTATAAGTTAATTACATCACaataagctattttaaaaatctttttaaaaaagttcaaaataaatgtattttatggtaccttcaatattatttttttttaaaaatctaaagataTCTTAATAATTTGACACTCAAAGCATAACTATCAGGAACTCAAGTAATCATAGATAATGTTGAAACTAACCAGTCAGCTAACCAAGATTACCTGtctatttataaaacattagACATGCATGACAGCATCCACCCATATCAGGGTTTTCTATGGGTGGTCATATATCACACTTGTCAAGAGATGATTTCTCTTGAAACTTGAACTAAACCTTAATTGAATCTGTTTATTTAGAGATTAAGACTGTAGAAATGAAGACTGCAGAAGACATCTCCTTAGTAATTACAggttaactgaaaaataatttaaaatgtcactAATGTTTAATGCTTAGCTActttacatgtgatttttttcttgtatccCTGTACTGATTACCAGGATATGCAAAATTTATCATGCTTAATAAAGAAGTCCCGAGAGATTTACAATGCAAATTATTTTCATGATTCTTGCTCTGTCCAAAACAGAGAATAGGGAAATTTCACCCAAGGGATTCCTTCTCGTGGTGAATAAATGTCAGACTGAGGGAACTTTCTTCCATAAATACTGCCTCCACCCAAAAGTAGGTATTTTCTCAAGcaaatatcagaagaaaaaagtaaaaagtaatttGGTCTTTGAGAAATTTGTGTTTATGGTAAGTTATCTTATATTCTCTGTGACTCtctttaaaataagtaaacaaaatatttatatgtatgttacATGCATGCCCACTATGCTTGGAGCTGACTATGGCTTATTTAACTTCTAATCTTTAAGGAAATAATTCACAGAGTTTCTCCTCCTATTCTATTCCTACTGGAATTTCTATGGTCTCTTTACAAACAGTGGACAAACCACCATAATGCTATGCCTCAGAAATGCTCTAAGTCTGCTTTAGGAGATCATGGTTCTTCAATTATATCACAGCTATTTAATTTTTAGCAACTTTCTGCTATCCTGGCTAAATGGTTCTTGCCATTTAAGAGATAAAGTGATTTATAGCAGAGAGTAGTGCACACGAAGATAACATTTAGCGTAGAGATAGAAGTTAAAAATAGTTATATAACCAGTGAGAAATGATATAAAACTCAGTTACTATGACATTAATAGGATTTAATAGAACTGAAACTCATAACCTGGGAAAAAAGGAAGGCAGCTATACAGGTAGAGAAAGGAACTTGGACTCTCCCTGTGTACCTCACCAAGTGTGCATCTCAGGCAATCTATTAAATTCTCTGAGtccaagattttaaaattataaatattgataATCTCAAAGcttaatgattattattataaacaatgaCTAAAAGGACATTGTATCTAGACTAGAATGAAAAATGTGTGACTATATAGTAACACTTCAAAAAGAGTAACTGAATCTGtctcttttctctaatttttcaatATTACTAATCCCAACGTTAACACCACCTCCTTTTGTGGAAATTCAACCTGAGTTACAGGatttaaaaagtgctttaaaaGAATGTGCGATTGCCTCTTGcaggtcttttaaaatattgaagccCTCCTAGACAAAAATAAACGTGAAaggtaaaatgatttttatggtCATGGAAAGCAAGAAACAAGTACAATATTTCCCTTGCATCTATCTGATAGCATTCCTAAGCATCTGCTTATTAATttagataaaatgtattttaaagaaaattgattttatatACTTTGCTTACAGAAGGTGGTTGGCAGTTAAATAAAACTGTTGCCAGCTGTAGAGCTTTAAGTTACATTTTAATgaataatgaaggaaaataactaatatttattaaacatgcaCTGAGTGTCAGAAAACCATGTTCTCAGTATATTTTCTGACTTGAAGGCATGTCTCCTAGATTGAGTGttctctttttatagatgaggaaatgaaacagaaataaatttagcTCAAAGTCACAAGGTCAAGTAATAGAGTTCAGACCTAATCTGACCTAATTGAAAAGTCCATGGTTATTCTACTAATTATCCCAAGTGTTGGATTGATATTAATAGAGTAAAATAACTAGTCTACCAATACTGTGAAATAATAACTTCAAAACTGATTAAAGAACACTGTACTTTCTTACTGGTAAATCATTCCCtaataatgtatatattcatCTTTTAGCAAATTCCTCTCTCAAACaccattgaaattttgattttgCTATTAACTATCTTCTATGTCTCTTATCCCAACAGGTGCAAAACTAATTATAGAAAAACTAATTCTGGAAAGATTTATCTTGACAAAAATTCAATTTCAAGGTAAAGTTCAAATTGTTCAAATTTCTCGGAGGACATAAATCTATTGGGTGTAACATtaggatattttcttttgaaattaaacaAAGCTCTCTTATGGAGGATGTATTTATTTGTAAGTTGTGAGACTACTATGACATATTCCCCTTTTCACAGCAAAAGTGTAATCTCtctaatttctttaagaaattctttttttggggggaattccctttgtggtacagtggaaatgaatatgacagctatcgatgaggatgcaggtttgatccctggcctggctcagtgggtcagggatatttagcattgccatgagctgtggtgtaggttggagatgaacttggatcttgagttgctgaggctgtggggcagacctgcagctgtagctctgatttgacccctagtctgggaacttccatatgccacaggtgtggccctaaaaagcaaaaagaaaaaaaagaaattattttttccatgttttaccTATGCTTCTGAATTCTCTTTTAAGGGGAGGGGAAACTAGTGCTCAGGATGAGGTAATAGTTTTCCTTGTTCACCTGCTCTCCTTGGCACCACCCCTGCAATTTCAAAGGATAAAAGAAGATGCAACAcccaaaagtaaaacaaatccaagggaaataaataaaggGGGAAGAGATATATGCAATTATCTTTCCACCATCCCTCTAGAAAGGAATCCTCAATATACTTAAGGATGAATATAAGCAATATCATTATTCTATTTGGAGGTGAATAAGTGGTGATTTCTGAAGTTTAACTTCATGTTCAGTCAGTACTGATAGTCAGAGACATTTTGCTTAAACGTGTCTGtaccttattttcattttaaaaaaatatatttttaacttttatggtaATATTTCAAAAACCTAGTGATTCCCTAGAATCCATCAATATAATTgaagttaagtattttttttgATAAGCTTGTGTTATAAGGAGCTTCCATTCAGAGTTCATCAAGTCAGAATCTGAGCCCGATTACCTTCCACATTGGTTAATTCCTTTCTCCCATAAATCtccactgacatttttttttctaagagatcTAGTTTACTAAATTAATTCCTTTTAACTGTGATCCTAACCGAAGATAAATATGTGCCTGATTGTGCATTTGAATTATGCCATTGTATTCACTGTATGGTTGTCTATATAGCTTCTCTCCTAAAGGTTTTTCCAACacatattttagaatattaagCTAAAAATCTAACTCTATGTCTTAAAGAAGAGGTTCAACTGAGGCTTAAGGAATCATTATGCATAATACagaaaaattgtaattttgtgCCAGATCATTTGTTTTGAATTTCAATTTCTGTTCACCATCATCTTCCTAAGTAGATGACTTAAGTCTTAGCTACTAAGTTATAATGACTGTTGGTGGTAAGGCACCAAGTTTCGTTTCACTAGAGTAGTGGACTGAAGCTAGTCATGGAGTAATGAACTGAAccctttcattttgctttcacaTTTCCTCCTTGTGAGAGTACCCTCTCAATCATTTACAAGACTCTCATCTTGGAAAGTCAGTTGTAGACATTTACTTCTCTTTGTGGCACAGTACCATGAGCATTTTGCCAAGATTTGTCTTCACAATTAACTTTTCACTTTCAGATATCGATGCCAGATTTCAATGACAGTTAAACTTCATTATGATAGAATTTgagccaaaattttaaattacttatctTTCCCATTCTACTAACTGACAATCTATTCTTCTCTCTAGCTTCTTTTAGAGAACACACTGAATTAAATGGATGCAGGAAATCTGTCCGTAGTGTCAGAATTTGTGCTTCTGGGACTTTGCCAGTCATGGACTATGCAGGTCTTACTCTTACTggtattttttatccttttcctgATCATTGTATCTGGAAATATCACCATCATGATCTTAATCACCATTGACACCCATCTGCATTCCCCTATGTATTTCTTACTGGCCAATCTGTTCTTTGTTGATATGTGGCTTTGTTCGATCACTACTCCTAAGATGATTACAGATTTtgtcagagaaaaaaagactatttccTTTGGAGGCTGCATGTGCCAGGTcctctttgtacatttttttggAGGTGGTGAAATGGTGCTATTGGTGGtaatggcctatgaccgctatgtggccatctgcaagcctctCCACTATTTGACCATTATGAATGTGCAAAAGTGCATTGGGCTTGTGGCGATTTCCTGGACCATTGGCTTTGTGCATGCTATAAGCCAAATGGCTGTGATAATACAGTTGCCTTTTTGTGGCCCCAGGGAAATTGACAGCTTCTTCTGTGATATACCACTGGTCATCAAGCTTGCCTGCATAGATTCCCATAGCTTGGGAATATTAATGAATGCTGACAGTGGGGTTCCAGCCATGACCTGCTTCATAGTGTTGCTGATATcctacacatacattctttttactgTTCGTCGAAGCTCTAAAACTGGTGTATCTAGGGCACTCTCTACCTGCACTGCACATATCACAGTGGTGGTGCTCTTCTTTGGGCCCTGCATCTTCATCTACGTGTGGCCACTCAGCATCACCTGGGTGGACAAATTTCTTGCTGTGTTTTACTCTGTCTTTACACCTCTCCTAAATCCAGCCATTTATACCCtaagaaataaagagataaaaaatgcTCTGAAGAGATTCAGAAGCTACTACTTGCATTCCAAGGAAAAATTTACTGCCTAGAAACCTCACTGTAGGCCcttcatatttaatatatatagacCTTATAAAATAAGGTGAAAATTCTAGGCACTCAATTTATATCTACATGTTATGGCTATCTCCAAATGCAAGAATAGGGCTAATATAATTCAAGGAATTTCAACTTTATTAATCAACCAGCAGAACACCTTGAAATATTTCCCTTTCATTCCAACACTAATGAAAGACACTATGAAGAGACTGTCTAATAAGTCTTCCTATGCCTTTAACTACATTAACTGAGAAGCTGAAATGCTTGATAAACTTCTCTTGAAACATCTAACTCCATTTGGAAAGTGTTTCTGTGACATTGAGTCCTCCTGTCAAAACTTTCACTTAACCTCTTGTCAAGAGGCAACTGAATTATTACTTAACTTAACCCTCTATACAAATACCAATGAAAAGAAGTAGGgggagaaataaagagagaatgaaataacAGTGGAACAGTACCTAGGGAATAAAGCGAAAGTTCAAATGACAGCAGAGGTTATTCTGTGCTTGGTTTCCATTAACtcaataaaagtgaaaacaaaaaccataatatTTATGCTTTGAATCATTATTAACCATTTGTATAGAAGTCCCGAAATGTATACTCATTAATGGCAGGTGCTATGACTTATCTGGTTAATTCTTGAATGTGCAACACAACCAGTTAATATATAATCAACattcaagaaatatattttaatttatatataaaggtTGATTTTTTCATTCAAATACCCAGATCATTTATTAATCACAGTGTATTAAAGTgatattttatcattaattaaAACTCCTAAGaatttcaaattataaatgaaatttattctaGAATTATAAATTAAGTAGATTGAAATTCAGTTGTAAGAATCTGcaataaaattcctaaaataaaaatattgcacatatagtttttatttcacttaatgtgggaaaaaatagaaaaaagtggcataataataattataacataATGTACTtatctaacaatgaaatatcagaaagagaaagctgaaaaaaatcccttttgaaattgtattataaataaaaatatctaaaaagagACATAACCATGGAGGTGAAAGACTGATATGatgagaactacaaaacactgataaaggacTGAAGCTtattcaaaggaatggaaagaccctatactcttggattggaagaattaatattgttaaaatggccatattacccaaagtaatctacagatttaatgcaatccctagtAAAACATCCAtgatattttttcacagaactagaacagataaTCCTAATatctatatggaaccacaaaagatcaagaattgccaaagtaatactgaggaaaaagaacaaagctgaaggccaTAACCCCTCTAGACTTCAGAGAATACTataaagccacagcaatcaaaacagtatgttattggcacaaaaatagacacatagatcaacagaacagaacagagagcccagaaatgaacccacatgcCTATGGTTAATTTATCTatgaaaaggaggcaaaaatatacaatgaataAAAGACAGTCTTGTCAACAAGTTGGTGCTAGGAAATCTGGATGgttacatgtaaatcaataaaattagaatattctcccACACTACATATAAAAGTAAACTCAAACATtgtttaaaaacctaaatataagacctgacactataaaacttctagaagggaGCATGGGCATAACATTCTTAGGCATAAATAGCAGCAGTATTTTGTTAGATTAATCTCTCAAggcaaaatgaataaaagcaaaaataaacaaatgaggcccaattaaacttaaaagctttttcacagaaaaggaaaacacaaatgacatgaaaaggcaacccacagactgggagaaaatatttccaaacaacTGAATGACaaggggttaacatccaaaatatacaaagagctcatgcaacacaatatcaaaacaaacaaacaaataaaatcaattttaaaaaagaagatctaaataggcatttattcaaagaagacatatagatggccaacaggcatataaaaattctcaatatcactatttattagagaaatgaaaatcaaaatcacaatgaggtaccacctcacattggttAGAATGTctatcaacaaaaagtctacaaataataaatgctggaaaggggtgtggagaaaagataatgctcctacactattgatgggaatgtaagtgggtacagccactatgggaaacagtaaggagttctctttaaaaacaaaaataaagttgctagatgatccagcaatcccattcctgggcatatatccagaaaacatGAAAACTCTAATTAGAGACGATGCATGCaaacctatgttcatagcaacactactTACAAGatcaagacatgtaaacaacctaagtgcccatcaacagatgactgctttaagaagatatgatatatatataatggaatgttactcagtcataaaaagaatgaaatactgatatttTCAGCaagatggatgaacctagagaaaaTCATACTGAGTCAGAGAAAGTGATTCTACACAATATTATGtgctatcacttatgtgtagaatctaaagaaataatagaaataaatctatatacaaaacagaaacagactcatagacatagaaaaaaaaagcaaaacaaaaacacaacttatggttaccaaagggaaaatggagTGTAAGAGATAAATGAGGAGTATGGGactaatagatacaaactactatgcataaagtAGATAAACATCAAGAATTTACTGTAtggtacagggaattatattcaatattttgtaataacctataacagaaaataatctgaaaaaacattatataatatataaacatatatattgcctatattatatatacacatacacacatgtaacttaatcattttgctgcacaactgaaaataacatttaatcaacaatacttcaagttaaaagtaaagaaattaaaacaatttcaacaaaaataatgtatcatTCTTGAATGCCTGCTCTTTGCCAGTATATTATGGATAATATTTGCTATTATTCccaaattataaagaagaaaatgagattcaGAAACATAAAGTACCTCAAGATTAAACCATTTGTTCTTAACTTATGGATTCAAAGATCAATTTGATTTCAAAagctatgtatttattatatgacACAatacaacagaaaattattttctacaaTGAAAGTGAGAGTAAATTATGCCAAGAATAAAATACCAGAGTATCATTATTAATGTAACAATATAAAAACTTATTGGAAACAGCATCATTTGCAAGCTGATTTGATTATGCACTGTAAATTGGGAATGAGAGAAACATCAGCAAGGACATGTTTGCACAGAGATAGTTGAATATACTACAACTCAACAAGTGTGGCTGTCTCTATCTTACTGTAGTTTCAGTCCATTCTTGTGGGCAAACCCATTCCATTCTATGggtatatccattcatttttctgcATTGCCATCAGTGTAttttttaagcatctttttttctaCCCAGAATACTGAGTATCTTTTTACTTCTatccttataaaataaaaatcagtgttaAGTACTATTTGCATGGGTTATCCAATATTCTGAAAGTAGAAAAGGCATGAAAAATGCAGTTTGTATTGTCTTGTATAATTTGCCACAATAAAATTCAAGTATTACAGGTTTTCAACTCAAACATTTTAGTCATTTTCTAAGTAAGGAAAATGCTATGCTATCTAAGGTTATTATTTACACAGTTATCAGAAAGTCTAATTATCATTAAGTATCactggtttcttcttctttttttttttttttttttgtctttttgctatttcttgggccgctcccgcggcatatggaggttcccaggctaggggttgaattggagctgtagccaccggcctacgcaagTTTTACCCATTCTCTAGCCAAACTTAAATGAGCAGTAGTCAGTCTTAATTCCCAATTTAATGAAAATAGAGAGATGGGataaagatggtggaatagaaggactggagctcaacttctctcataaaaacatcaaatttacaaccaaatgctaagcaaccttcacccaaatggactggaaactttcaaaaatatatcctactccagaagacaatttaatgaaaatactATCTACTCTGGTGGAAGTATTTAAAGAGGTAGTGATCAGAAGCAAAAATTTTGTGAGTGGGCTATTAGGTATAACAGTGCAAGGATTTAGTActatttctgtatcttgatttcaAAATCAGAGAATGAAGATCTCATCTCCCAAAGGACCCATAAAGGAGTACTCTGTATGCATTCCACCTGCTGTTTGTGGGTGATCAGGTATATGTTAAGCTTGTAAATTCCATGTCCAAAAAGCCCATTGCTATGGCTATTTTGTTGATTAAATGTTTTCTTGATCAAGCGAAATGTTTAGCAACACCTGATTTCCAACCTTTGTCATTTTGGATAAAAGTTCAGTTAGCAAGCACTGGAGTTGACTGGGAAAAGAGATTAACATGCACAGAACATGTGATCTGTTGAACTGATTTCTAAAGTTTTCTTTGTAGTGGATACCCTAAGGTGAAAATTCATGTGAAACACATATTTTACATCATCTGTGCCCATTCTGAGAGGTCCAATAGCAGAATTCCTCCACAGGAATTCTTTGCCACCAGACTTCCAATTCTATGTGTGATAAGCACTGACTACCTAATCAAACCATCAGTAATTTTTCATGAATTAGTATACATCTAAGCTTTTAGCCAAACAAAGTGGAAAACCAAATGACTGTGTAACTAACATATTTAATACTAACTGTAACTAACATATTTaacaataatatttcattaaattgtGGATGTAAAACTACAGACTTTCACTTATAGCTTCTGTCAACATATGCAAAACCAACTGTATATTCAggcctaaatttaaaattttcagtccCCTGATTATAAGGAATTCTCTATGTAGCCATAGATGTATATTGAGGGGGAGAAGTCAACTGGACAGTAGTAATTGTTGAATTAATTGAGCCATAAGCTAATGCAACTTGTTTATGCCTCTGGACCTGCTTATGACTGATCTCTTGTGTACAATTTCCACTTGATGATATAATGCTCTATTTGTACCTGCATTTAATGGCTTGAATAGTGATATACTGGTTGTGTTGAAGGAAGTCATCAAAAGGACATGACAACCATTTTGCCTGACAAGCTGGAGGCTTTTTGTCCCTTCCTTTGTCCTTACAGTTCATGTTCTACTTAATTTCCCTACTAGAAACTGCCCCAAGGACATATCCTTGAGATAGCAATGTGGTATTGAAGAAGCAGTCTGTGCTGTGTACAAGACCAAACCCAATTAAGGTCTCTATATAAAGTTTTAAGATTTGATGGGTGGGTGCTAAAATCTACTCATCTCACAGCCACCCACGACAAGCCTTCTGGAGTAAGTTCCTTGCTTATTAAACCTGCTGCTTACCAATTAAGAGTGATatgtctctttcttctctccttgctCCCAGCGACTATAGAGTTCACATCCAGAAAGCTCCTGAGAAGACTGCAGCCCAACAGACAGCTAGCTTAGATCACATGATCACTTGAGGCTCAAGTTTAGGTATTTAATAACTACCAGAGCTCAGTAAGATGGTAATTGTACCCCTAGAAACTTTACTGAAGTTGTTTATGTCCAACTATCTGTCCAGATATATCTAAGGCATTCCAAATACTTGCTTTTTCCTCATCAGTATGTCCAATTAGAATTGCCACCCCAATGTAGTAGATCAGTATAATGTTTTGTGGAATGTTGAGACAATCAAGATTTCTGCTGAATATATAACAGATGAATTTTAGGTAGATAAATTATATCTCtataattatataacattttaaatac
This Sus scrofa isolate TJ Tabasco breed Duroc unplaced genomic scaffold, Sscrofa11.1 Contig1966, whole genome shotgun sequence DNA region includes the following protein-coding sequences:
- the LOC100526175 gene encoding olfactory receptor 4K14-like, yielding MDAGNLSVVSEFVLLGLCQSWTMQVLLLLVFFILFLIIVSGNITIMILITIDTHLHSPMYFLLANLFFVDMWLCSITTPKMITDFVREKKTISFGGCMCQVLFVHFFGGGEMVLLVVMAYDRYVAICKPLHYLTIMNVQKCIGLVAISWTIGFVHAISQMAVIIQLPFCGPREIDSFFCDIPLVIKLACIDSHSLGILMNADSGVPAMTCFIVLLISYTYILFTVRRSSKTGVSRALSTCTAHITVVVLFFGPCIFIYVWPLSITWVDKFLAVFYSVFTPLLNPAIYTLRNKEIKNALKRFRSYYLHSKEKFTA